The region TCGCCAGCAGCATCTCGAACGCTCTGCTCGCGTGCAATGCGCTGCTCTTCTTCGCGTCTGGCTTTGAGAAACTTGAGACGGGCAGCTGTGCGGTGCGGCGTAGCCATCCACCATACTGCCTTCAACATCCGGCGCAGCGCCTTGCGCTGCTCCGCGCTCAGCAAAGAGGCTGCGCGACGCAACGGACCTGTAATCCGCCACATCGGTGAAGCCAGGACTGCCTGATACTGGTCGCTTACGTTCGTGAAGCGTTGAAAATCGGAGCGAAGGCCAACCTTGTCGGATTGCGCCTTCTCGTACATCGTGCGAGTACGCGCCAGATTTGCCGACAACACGTCGATCTCGCGAATGCGCGAATCGAGTTCCGCGTGCAGATCTGCCTGGGATTGAGTGCGCGACGCGAGATCGGCGGCGAGTTCTGTTATCTCCCGCTCGAGCAATTCCAGACGTGACAGTTCGATGGCGACCGGATCAGCTGGTTGAGTCGGCGTATCCCGCTGCGTACCGGAAGGCTGCGGTGTGTCGGAGCGTTCATCGAACGATTTGCCCGCCTCGTGAGGCAATTTTTCTTGCATCGACATATCTTCCGAACAAAAAGCAAAACGACAAATGCTTCGGCCCTACCACGCAATCAAAGCGGGGCCGGTTGGTGCAGACGAAAGTGTACGCGGACCTTTGCACGGTCATGGCCGCGTATCAGAAGATCTTGTATCTGCGACCGGCAAAGCCGTACTGACCACACGGCGAATGTGAACGAACAATCGGGCGATGCCGCGCGTGCCTGACACACCTGAATGATCGACATTGATGGTAGGGACTGGATGATTGCGGCACAGGCCAACGTGCCGCTCGGCGCGCACGATCCTACTATAGGGGTTGATGTGGCGCAACCGTGAAGCCGCGATACAGCGGCTTCACGGCGGCAGAAAAGCTTTTCTGCCTACCCGCAAAAATTACTTTGGATGTCTCAAAATTCAACGTGTTCGGTAACCTTCACGCAATGTGGCTCGCAGGAATGCAGCCTGTGCGTTGTCCACGATCAGCGTCGCAGTGACCCCATAGGATGGCGTAACAAATTCGAGTGTTCGCGTCACCGTGCCGATTACGTTGCATGGCGGAAAATCGTCAAAGCGTCCGGCTGGCCGGTCACCGCGATCAAGCATCACTGCGGCATGCAGGTTCTGCTCAGGCTTTGTGCATTGCATCTCGACGGACAGCCGGTATAGCGTATCTGGCTTGAGCGCCGTCTGCGGCGACTGACTCAGACTCGCGCCGGCACCAAGCATCGCTCCCTGCGGGGCGATCCAGTCTACGTTGCCCCTGACCTGCCATGCCGACTGGTCCGGCTTGAGCGGCGTATTGACAAGCAGATCCGGCCCCAGCCACACATCGGGATGGATGCGATACAGGATCAATCCGTCCTTTCGTGCAATGGGATCGCCAAGCTCCTCCAGCGCGCGTCCAACCAGATTGAAATCGATCCCGTATTGACTCTGCTCAAAGCGAAAACTCGCATGCGTCACCCGATAGTCGCGAATGATGCGAGCGATGTCGTCCACAGTGTGGGCATTGCGGAACCGCTGCACCAGCGTGTCGTTGTACCAGTTCACCGGCAGGGGTGTGCCGGCGAGCCCCGCGGACACTGCATCGTTGAACAGCAGTTCGCGGGGTGCAGGCAAACCATCGTTGCTTGCACGCCGGTTCATCTCGAGTTGGGGTAATGAGAGATCGCCGGCTTCCTGCCACTTCTGGGCATCGAACAGGCCGGACCAGAAGTTCTGCGCGAGGGGCCAGCCCGCTGTGCTGAAGAGCGCCAGGTTGATGACGGTGACCGCCGACATGACAAGAACGACCAGCGTACGCACCGGTGTGGAGAGAACTTTTTCAACGCCCTGGCGATTTGCGAGCAGGCAGGCCATGCCGAGCATCAGGAGCGGCACCCCCGGATACAGATAGCGTGCGTAGGTCGATCCCGTCGAAATCCCGAAGATGTAGAAGAGACCGAGCGCGAGCGCCGCGGCCGCCCGCCACGAAGTCGTGACGGCGGCGAGAGCGGCAGCCAGCAAGAGTGTGACAGTCTGGAAGCCGAATGCGCCGCTACGGAATTCGCCGAAACGTTCGGTATGAAATGTCTCGCGATAAAAGAGATCGTAAGGCGCGGGTTGAGACCAGCGATAGTCGACAAAGTTGGTCGGCGGATAGTATGGCGAGTGGAATATCCCGTTGAAGAACGGGAAAACTGGATTGCCCGTCACCAGCCACGCATAGATGTAAGGTTCGCAACCGAGAGCGATTGCGATTACCCCGAAAACAAAGACAGGCAGACGGCGACCGGGCGTACCTCGTGTCACCAGCAACCACAGCGCGGCGATACCGAGCGGACCCACCACCGCAAATCCATGCAGCTTGGTGGCAATTGCAGCGGACAGCATCAATACGCACGCCATCGCACGTCGCTCGGCACTGCATTCAGTCATGA is a window of Paraburkholderia flava DNA encoding:
- a CDS encoding ArnT family glycosyltransferase, yielding MNESVRSGIAVRSRHGWTIRGGFGLRDGLATGAVLVGVVLLVHGLVKGRLLHLRGTVADGLWTNILLLALVTVGIGVVAAVARRWSKHVLVAAFGAAVLIAFGWTGALWASLAFISFATLGEAILPGGPRSSVVSLSMQSTIGAACFVLVLGVTIHFRINTPLSFGALLLLPLLHRRALTRVIDICRTTLAPTVPPTVMQIAAATVLLFILALHLTGAGLPERYADGALYHLYFGQTLARLNYWPGDFHSLVWAVMPAGIDWLFSIGTMLAGEQGAKAFSFLVFLLLIANIHTAAVRRGVAPASALLLVALFASTPLAFIETTALFIENGLALFMLAAFTVLFMTECSAERRAMACVLMLSAAIATKLHGFAVVGPLGIAALWLLVTRGTPGRRLPVFVFGVIAIALGCEPYIYAWLVTGNPVFPFFNGIFHSPYYPPTNFVDYRWSQPAPYDLFYRETFHTERFGEFRSGAFGFQTVTLLLAAALAAVTTSWRAAAALALGLFYIFGISTGSTYARYLYPGVPLLMLGMACLLANRQGVEKVLSTPVRTLVVLVMSAVTVINLALFSTAGWPLAQNFWSGLFDAQKWQEAGDLSLPQLEMNRRASNDGLPAPRELLFNDAVSAGLAGTPLPVNWYNDTLVQRFRNAHTVDDIARIIRDYRVTHASFRFEQSQYGIDFNLVGRALEELGDPIARKDGLILYRIHPDVWLGPDLLVNTPLKPDQSAWQVRGNVDWIAPQGAMLGAGASLSQSPQTALKPDTLYRLSVEMQCTKPEQNLHAAVMLDRGDRPAGRFDDFPPCNVIGTVTRTLEFVTPSYGVTATLIVDNAQAAFLRATLREGYRTR